In bacterium, the DNA window CGGCGCCATGTGGTCCGACGACCTGGCCTATTTCAAAGGCCTTTTGACGGCGGACTATTACCCCACCTTCCAAAAGCAATTCTTCCCCTCGGCCCAACAGACCCAGATGCAGATCAAGCAGGAATACCAGCTCTATTCCAAAGGCCAACTGCCGAAAGCGGTGGGAGGGGAGGGGAATACGGTCCTTTACCGGGTCCAGGGCGAGGTCACCCTGCAAAGCCGGGCGTCGCGGGTCCCGAAGACCCTTTGGACCAAGCCGATGGCGTTGGAGATCTCCCTTAGGCATTTGGAGGGGTTGGGGTATCGGGTGGAGCGAGTGAGAGAGGTGGAACCGGATAAGGCCGTAGAATCGAAGAATAGTGATGGCGTGGACCCTTTGAAGGCGGTCCAGGACGTGAGCGGGGGCGTGGCCAAGGTGGCAGGGGATGTGGAGAAGGTGGATAAAGTGGGGAAGTTGTTGGGTTTATAGATTCATCAAAAGGTAAAATTGAAAGTCGGGATTTAAAGACCAATCTTTTAGGCCATGGCTCGTAGTTCTGAGGATGTGGCTTATTTTTGAGAAAAATTCTTTGGATGGAGAGGGCATGGCGGAAAAAAAGGGTTTTAAATTTGAAATTTCCTTAAGTGTTCTTGATCACTTAGGCAGGCATTTATACCGGAGTTTTGCCACTGTATTGGGCGAAGCTATTTCTAATTCTTGGGATGCTGATGCCAAAAATGTGTGGATTTTTATAGATCGGGAGAAGAACAGTTTCTTAATCAAAGATGATGGGGTTGGTATGAGTGAGGCGGATTTTCAAAATAAATTTCTAAAGGTGGGGTACACGAAAAGAAAAGATGGGAACTTTACTTCGCCGGGTAAGAGGAAGTTTATCGGCAGAAAGGGGATCGGGAAATTGGCTTTGCTTTCTTGCGCGGAAAGAGTTCACCTAATATCGAAAACTATTGATTCTGGTTATGTCGGCGGAATTATTGACAATTCTGGTTTGGACAAGGCGATAACGAATGATATGGCGCCTCAAGAATATGATCTTGGAGAAGTTAACGCCTCCATTTTTGACCGCTTTATTAAGGGTCATGAAAAAGGAACGATTATTTATTTCGAGAACATAAAGGACGGAATTCGAAATAGTTTGGATTTTTTGAGAAAAATAATCGCCCTGTACTTCAGGTTTTCGTTACTCGACACCACCTTTAATATTTTCATTGATGGAGAGGTAATTTCTATTAAAGATCTTAATGATTTGGCACAAAAAACAGAATTTGTTTGGAATGTTAATGGGTTGAAGGATCCATATATCGAAGGAATGTTGACTTCGTTAAAAGAAAGTATGAAAAACCTTTCGATGGCCATTAATTCTAGAGGATTTGTTGCGTCGGTGAGTAAGCCTCGCGATCTTAAGGTGATAGGGACGGATGAACGGGCGAGTGTTGATTTGTTTGTAAATGGAAGGATTCGTGAAAGAGATATTTTAAAACATATACCAACTGCTCGTATTGCTGAGAACTATTTTTATGGGCAATTTCATTTCGATGAGTTGGATGACGAGGTAGAGCGATTTACGACCAGTCGAGAAGGGATAATCGCTGAGGATCCAAAATATCAAAAGTTTCTAGAAGAATTGCGGTCGAAAATTTTGGAAATTAATGATGATTGGGACCGTTGGAGAATAAAACATAGAAAACCTGGAGATTCTGAGAGTGAAAGGATTACTCAAAAGGAAAGAGCGGCTGGTGATTTATTCAGTGCAACTTCCGGTGATTATGTATTTTCGGAAGGCGCTGGTAACAAGGAGAGGATAGAGAAGTGGGTGGATGAGTTGAGGGCGGACGCGCTTTTTAATTTCGAATCATATGCGGATTGTTTTATTTCGGAAAATTTGGTTAGGGAGTATATCCGGTATAAAAATATTTCTTTGGAATCTGTTCGTCGAAAAATTGATGAGTTTCGAAGACTGGAAAGAATCCACAAAGAAGCCGGGAACCTAAATATTGATATTCGGAAAAATGATGATGATTTAAATTATTTGGATATGACACAGTTGTCCGAGCGGGTTGATGATGCGGGTATTGTGAACACGATTGTCAGGGACTCGAAAGAATATAAACCGATTAGAGATGCTGTTGCCCATACTTCTTTAATAACGGATGTAGCAAAAACCAAATTGACAACGATTTTTGAGAATATTAAAGGACGTATAAGGATTTTCTTAAATACAGAATGATGAATTTGTGACCGTTTTGAAAAAAGAGTCTTTATTCGTGATGGTCATTTTCCGGTTCCCTTTAATCCAAAAAGTTCTTTGTTGTGAGCGCGATTAGAGCATAGGGGTAGGGACAATTAAGACGCCCTCACCGTCAGCAGTTCCTCCCACCGCGTCGTATACCTCGCCGAACGGCTCGAAAACCTCGTATCCCAATCCCGGACCAGCCCCTCCGACAGATACCGCAACCTTCCCGCGCCGAAGTCGCGCCCAATCCTATCCAGCGCCTTCATCAACCTCACATCCTTTAGCCGGTCCCTGTTTGGGATCTCGTAAACTTCGTCCCGGGGACCGGCACTCCCAAGACTTGTTCCTCGACTTG includes these proteins:
- a CDS encoding ATP-binding protein — encoded protein: MAEKKGFKFEISLSVLDHLGRHLYRSFATVLGEAISNSWDADAKNVWIFIDREKNSFLIKDDGVGMSEADFQNKFLKVGYTKRKDGNFTSPGKRKFIGRKGIGKLALLSCAERVHLISKTIDSGYVGGIIDNSGLDKAITNDMAPQEYDLGEVNASIFDRFIKGHEKGTIIYFENIKDGIRNSLDFLRKIIALYFRFSLLDTTFNIFIDGEVISIKDLNDLAQKTEFVWNVNGLKDPYIEGMLTSLKESMKNLSMAINSRGFVASVSKPRDLKVIGTDERASVDLFVNGRIRERDILKHIPTARIAENYFYGQFHFDELDDEVERFTTSREGIIAEDPKYQKFLEELRSKILEINDDWDRWRIKHRKPGDSESERITQKERAAGDLFSATSGDYVFSEGAGNKERIEKWVDELRADALFNFESYADCFISENLVREYIRYKNISLESVRRKIDEFRRLERIHKEAGNLNIDIRKNDDDLNYLDMTQLSERVDDAGIVNTIVRDSKEYKPIRDAVAHTSLITDVAKTKLTTIFENIKGRIRIFLNTE